The genomic window TAAAATAGAATAAAAATGATAATAAACAGATACTTAAAAGTTTAGGTATCCATATTTAAACATTAATAAGATGCTAGTTGCTTTTTTCTGGTTTATCCGATCTACCAACTAGGTAATCAAGGGATACTTTAAAATAGTCGGCCAAAGCGATGAGAACGTCATAACTAGGATTAGAATCATTTTTTTCGTACATAAATATGATTCGACGCTTGACGCCTACTATTTCAGCTAATT from Pelorhabdus rhamnosifermentans includes these protein-coding regions:
- a CDS encoding helix-turn-helix domain-containing protein; the protein is MSSFGERLRSLRKLHNLKAEELAEIVGVKRRIIFMYEKNDSNPSYDVLIALADYFKVSLDYLVGRSDKPEKSN